The following DNA comes from Corynebacterium urogenitale.
TGTCGTGGTTCTGGATCATGCTACGGGCGTGATCCAAGGAGATATTAATCTCAGGGAGCCGTGGCTCGAGTTGTGGAGAGAGCTTCACAAGTTCGAGGGAGTAGCTCGGATTCTGGTGGGGCACTCCACAGATTCGAAGTTCGAAGGTCGGGAAATTAAGCGCCCCTCGGGTAATGCGGCTGCAACACAATTTGCTCGAGCCAGGGTTTATCTCAGCGCTCCGGGAGGTGCCACTCTCTCGAAGCGTGTGATCTCCTTGGTATCCAACAACGCCCCTTCCGAGGTGATCGAGTGTGACCTTGGAGCGGATGGCCGGTTTAGTGAGAGGGGAGAAGTAAAAGATTCGGGCTACAACCGGTCTCAAAAGAAGTTGGACGCCGGAGCTAAGATTGTTGAGCTCGCTGTGGAGGCAGCGCCCGGTAAGCAGTCCGAGGTTCATGCTCGGATCGCGCGCCACCCTGAGCTAGTGGAAATCGTGGGGGAGAGGTACTCCGAGGGTACTGTTCGCAACAAACTAAAAGGTTCAGGGAGGGTTGCTTGGGATCGAAAGGCTCAGCGTTATCGGCCGAAGGAAGTGCACTAAAAGTGCACGGGAAACTAGCTTGGTTGTGCACTTTCTAGAGTTTATGCAGGTCGGGAGTTTCAAAGTGCATTATATTCACGTGCAAAAGTAATGCACTTCTCCATGTTTCCGCAGGTCAGAGCAAGTGCACAAGTGCACTGCATCCCCTTATATAAGACTAACGTCTTAGATCCCCTAACTTAACTCTCTTCCTTCGGACAGCCTTTTCATTGGCTGTCCTCAATCCGTAGGCGAGGTGAAAATAACACAGGTCGGCTTAGGCGACCTTGTTGTTTGAACCAGGACGAGCAGGGAGCCCCTTGAGAGGGCTCCTAGCGAGTAGGGGGTGTTAGCGGCCTGGAGTGGCCGCTGGTGGAGAAAGCGGCCGGTTCAAACCGGGCGCTGGGGACAGAGGCCGCTGTGTTCTAGCGGCCTGAGTAAAGAGCAGAGCCGCTCTCTGGAAGCGGCTGTGCAGGGAGAAAGTAGCGGCCGCTGGCTGGAAAGCGGCCGATGGAAGAACAGCTAGCCGCCGTAGGGTGGCGGCTGGCTCGGGGTGGACTACAGTCCTGGCTCTCCAGCCGGAGCAACGTTGTTACTCCTCTGTGAGAGCAGCTAAGCGAGCGTGAAGCTCGCTAAGACACAGTTTGTTGGTTGAGGTTAATGCGGTTCATGAGCTCCAACGGGCGGTGCTCACGAACTCGCATGTACACATCCAGGATTGTCGAAACATCCTCCTGGCCAAGAACCCGGCCGATCTCCTTCGGGGTTGCGCCCGCCTCAGCTAGTCGTGTGATGAGCCAGTTCCTACCGTAGTGGGGAGTGATCTCCTCCGGGGCTCCAGCCTTCCGCTTAGCGTTGTTGAACACCGATCTGAAGGAGGTGTCCATGACGGGGTTACCTACCGCGGTGGTGGTAAGAAACTCACTCCCAGAACCTGGGAACTGTTTTAGGTGATTCTCCAGGGTGTGCTGAAACTCCTTCAGCACCGGAACTTCCCTGAACCCCGCTTCAGTCTTGGTCTTGGGTTGCCACCGAGTGAAGGTTTTGCGCTCCTCGTTCACGAGCCGCTGAAGAGTTCCTTCGATCCTGAGCGTGTAACCGGAGCGGTTTTTCACCACGTGCTTGTACTGGAGTCCGAGCGTTTCCCCGATCCTGAGCCCGTGAAACAAGCACAGCGCCGTAGCGAGCTTGTAGCGCTCCGGCATGTGCTCGAGTATCCCCTTCAGCTGCTCGGTCTCCGGAAGATTCTTGCGCTTGCGCGGTGGCCGCTTGCGAGCAGCCCGGATGTCCACAGGGTTGTAGGGGAGGAACCCGTATTCGACTGCGAGTGCGATAGCTGCTCTCAGTTTCGAGTACGCCTTCTTGTTCCTGTCGGGTGTTGCTGGATAGCGCTGGTTGATGTCCTTCCACCAGCCTGCAACAAGCAGGGGAGTGAGCCTATCCACCGGGATGCTCACGAGCTCCGGAGAGTTGAGTATCCGCTGGTTCAGGATGTCGGTGTAGGTTGCTTTCGATGAATCGCGGATGTCTACCGATGTTTGCTGGAGCCAGTGCTCAACGATCTCCCCGACCGTTGGAATATCCGGAGCGTCCTGATTGCTCGGAGGCTCCCACGTACCAAGGTCGATCTGTCTCCTGATTCCCGCGAGCCACCCGAGCGCGGAGAGCTTGTCGGGGAAGGTGTTGTCCGCTTTGTAGGTTTCACCGTTCGGAGCGGTGTACCGCGCTTGGTAACGCCCACTCGGCAATCGTCTCACCGAGCCCCACTGATTTCGTGCCATAACCGTGCCAGAT
Coding sequences within:
- a CDS encoding AAA family ATPase, whose protein sequence is MSQFSRQEPFSNEYVDENGRLTSLGEESLAQWLAAPYRLDNLQNNPVSPEDHWLIPGVVSTSNTFVYGQSKVGKSFLVSGIVKSLVDGEKLLGKEPLKSRLRVYILTTDAGSELEYQERLTALGVSPELVFVQPLHGELTPARWEALRDSVVGVKADVVVLDHATGVIQGDINLREPWLELWRELHKFEGVARILVGHSTDSKFEGREIKRPSGNAAATQFARARVYLSAPGGATLSKRVISLVSNNAPSEVIECDLGADGRFSERGEVKDSGYNRSQKKLDAGAKIVELAVEAAPGKQSEVHARIARHPELVEIVGERYSEGTVRNKLKGSGRVAWDRKAQRYRPKEVH
- a CDS encoding tyrosine-type recombinase/integrase is translated as MARNQWGSVRRLPSGRYQARYTAPNGETYKADNTFPDKLSALGWLAGIRRQIDLGTWEPPSNQDAPDIPTVGEIVEHWLQQTSVDIRDSSKATYTDILNQRILNSPELVSIPVDRLTPLLVAGWWKDINQRYPATPDRNKKAYSKLRAAIALAVEYGFLPYNPVDIRAARKRPPRKRKNLPETEQLKGILEHMPERYKLATALCLFHGLRIGETLGLQYKHVVKNRSGYTLRIEGTLQRLVNEERKTFTRWQPKTKTEAGFREVPVLKEFQHTLENHLKQFPGSGSEFLTTTAVGNPVMDTSFRSVFNNAKRKAGAPEEITPHYGRNWLITRLAEAGATPKEIGRVLGQEDVSTILDVYMRVREHRPLELMNRINLNQQTVS